A portion of the Acanthopagrus latus isolate v.2019 chromosome 21, fAcaLat1.1, whole genome shotgun sequence genome contains these proteins:
- the ly97.3 gene encoding CD59B glycoprotein translates to MKFLVLALAVALLFTAGGALECHRCISKTAGGTCELTVETCSPEKNGCAAAKFLRAPHGQYQKCMALESCEMLKMNAYIDMKCCSDDLCNTFDNSI, encoded by the exons ATGAAGTTTTTGGTCTTGGCTTTAGCCGTCGCCCTGCTGTTTACAGCTG gtggTGCCCTGGAATGTCACCGCTGTATCTCCAAAACGGCCGGTGGAACCTGTGAGCTCACCGTGGAGACCTGCAGCCCAGAGAAGAACGGCTGTGCCGCTGCTAAGTTCCTCAGAGCGCCAC ATGGCCAGTACCAGAAATGCATGGCCCTGGAGTCCTGTGAAATGCTGAAGATGAACGCCTACATCGACATGAAGTGCTGCAGCGATGACCTGTGCAACACCTTTGATAATTCGATATAA